The genomic stretch ACCGGGCGCCCGAACTGAACTTTGCGGAGATGGTCGGCGCCGCCCAATGGCAACAGCTGTCGCTCCCGATCCGCCGACGCTTCGCAGCCGGTCATGGCGATGTTTCGTACCGCGGTTCGATGGCGCTGCGGGCCTCCCCCCTGGGCCGCTGCTTCGCCCTGCTGGCCCGGCTGCTCGGCAGCCCGTTGGCCGCCGGCCGCCAGCACGAGGTGCCGACCACGGTGAACGTGCGCCATGACGGCCGCGGCGGTGTCGTCTGGGAGCGGCTGCTCGGGCGGCCCGATGCAGCGGGCGCCCAGTGTGTGCGTTCCACCAAGCGGATGGGCCCGGACAGCACGCTCGAGGAATGCACCGACGGCGGCTTGTCGATGAGCCTGGCCGTGCGCGTGGAGGACGGTGCCCTGGTGTTCTACAGCCGTTGCTACTTCGTGCTGCTGCTGGGCCGCTGGCGGCTGCCCGTGCCGGCCCTGCTGACGCCCGGCACCTGCCGCGTCGAACACCGCGATGAAGGCCCCGGGCGTTTCCGCTTCACGCTGGACATGGTTCATCCGCTGTGGGGCCACACCTTTCACCAAACCGGCGTCTTCGCCGATCCAGAGGCATGCTGATCATGAACATGACGATAGTTTTTTCGGTGCTGACCTTCCAGGCCCTCCTCGGCGCCTTCGACAACCTTTGGCACCACGAGCTGGCCGCGCGGCTGCCACAGCGTGCCTCTGCCCGCCGCGAGTTGA from Caldimonas brevitalea encodes the following:
- a CDS encoding DUF4166 domain-containing protein encodes the protein MNTVLHPAAADRAPELNFAEMVGAAQWQQLSLPIRRRFAAGHGDVSYRGSMALRASPLGRCFALLARLLGSPLAAGRQHEVPTTVNVRHDGRGGVVWERLLGRPDAAGAQCVRSTKRMGPDSTLEECTDGGLSMSLAVRVEDGALVFYSRCYFVLLLGRWRLPVPALLTPGTCRVEHRDEGPGRFRFTLDMVHPLWGHTFHQTGVFADPEAC